The proteins below are encoded in one region of Pseudobacteriovorax antillogorgiicola:
- a CDS encoding outer membrane protein OmpK, translating into MGLLKNLALSSILLSGSAVAADWSNTSISLLSGTDYVNPFGEDYDQTIITFEHVSGWTYGDNFFFVDVEKADTKDDQSMYLEWNPRFSYNKIMGQQSDGLVADFGIAAQINIPVGFRRIYLYGFYVDLKIPGFNFFQSHFYVRDDLSVEGTGFQVTLVWGLNIIDKLSFGGFLDYAGEEGDDTGKKEANLLMQPQLLYQVTKEIALGVEFQYWDPKLAVKDADTEQVPQAMIRWTL; encoded by the coding sequence ATGGGTTTGCTAAAAAATCTTGCTTTAAGCTCTATTCTACTTTCCGGCTCCGCCGTCGCTGCTGACTGGAGTAATACTTCGATCAGTCTCTTAAGCGGTACCGACTACGTGAATCCTTTTGGAGAGGATTACGATCAAACAATTATCACGTTTGAACATGTCAGCGGTTGGACCTATGGTGACAATTTTTTCTTTGTAGACGTTGAAAAGGCTGATACTAAAGACGATCAGTCCATGTACCTAGAGTGGAACCCTCGCTTTAGCTATAATAAAATTATGGGCCAGCAATCTGATGGCCTTGTTGCTGATTTTGGTATTGCAGCACAGATTAATATTCCAGTTGGGTTTAGAAGAATTTACCTGTATGGATTCTATGTTGATCTAAAAATTCCTGGATTCAACTTTTTCCAATCACACTTTTACGTACGTGATGATTTAAGCGTTGAGGGTACAGGCTTCCAAGTCACTTTGGTTTGGGGTCTTAATATTATCGATAAGCTGAGCTTTGGTGGCTTTCTTGACTACGCCGGTGAAGAAGGTGATGACACCGGAAAGAAAGAAGCCAACCTGCTCATGCAGCCCCAACTTCTTTACCAAGTTACAAAGGAAATTGCACTCGGTGTGGAGTTTCAATACTGGGACCCCAAGCTAGCTGTTAAAGATGCTGATACCGAGCAGGTCCCTCAAGCCATGATTCGCTGGACTCTCTAA
- a CDS encoding HAMP domain-containing protein, which translates to MANLNRSESIARKLNLRLLILVTLAMTVFSGILGLRNYQKIESTLKARSHSILQLASIAFSEPLWNYDQESIEKFSESIINDDVVEALEVIDQDGNTNYSYSKTGNSDEIAAFSGNSDYLYHEANVIREDNPIGLIKLVVSTKSAKEGIKESLTALAGLTTILLISLAFTLKVTLTALIKKPINYLTGRAAELAGGDLSQSIKTDRNDELGILAGAFDTMRVSIKKKIEDLDFLNLMGETVNQLPSRKHVLKHVLRGLETHTDAQAAVMYNRFDGRLVSEKDFHNHNFYEEIDLSHPELQEKLGTNESVNFACCGLFLSRDHGGQVFVLPLIDEGELVGVIALWNAEGFEQGQDEIGHTLDTLARIVTTRLKNLNMIEIIEDQNRNLERKVEERTAELAEKTNDINAMLQNIPQGIFTIVDGNQIHHEYSHHLEDILGRKDIAQHNAMDLIFARSNLSGDACSQIGSFLDFAIGEDDINYSANQDLLASEIEFRDYHDEKKVLQIDWSPILNDSDEVSKILVSLKDVTDLKALEAQNEAQKRELAMIGQILNVGPSKFREFLTTADSLIEEIKGLAIGNMGERAIAEVKRDLHTLKGNARIRGISYLSEVVHEVEDRFANGLELNSANVIQEVDHIETCVASYSSILNDKLSSQNSESAVSADMVHRLVAIQKMCKETANCSQDVVDAIDDVCNKVQGNHSIDDVINEMRGNLKSIASSLAKPEPVFRVKVPYFEMKPELKQALGNVFPHLINNALDHGIESPEVRLGKNKDQRGTIFVNGRQAGNDMQIEFYDDGQGLDISRIRDKLSQQRGVDASQINEIEVADSIFASGFSTAQKITDISGRGVGLDAVKQALIKLGANIEVRLIGDPTDDGFRQFKFIMKIPIEVSEEAGSDASNKLEKLS; encoded by the coding sequence ATGGCGAACCTTAACCGTTCCGAGTCGATCGCACGAAAGCTCAATCTCAGGTTGCTGATCCTTGTGACCTTAGCGATGACTGTGTTCTCAGGGATTTTAGGGCTCCGTAATTACCAAAAAATTGAGAGCACCCTGAAAGCGAGAAGCCATAGCATACTTCAACTAGCATCCATAGCTTTCAGCGAACCTCTTTGGAACTATGACCAGGAAAGCATCGAAAAATTTTCGGAATCGATTATCAACGACGATGTCGTTGAAGCCTTGGAAGTCATCGATCAAGATGGCAATACAAATTACTCCTACTCCAAGACAGGTAACTCAGATGAGATCGCAGCGTTCTCTGGCAATAGTGATTATCTCTATCACGAGGCCAATGTCATCCGTGAAGATAATCCTATTGGCTTGATTAAACTTGTGGTGTCTACTAAGTCAGCAAAAGAAGGGATTAAAGAAAGCCTTACGGCACTAGCCGGTCTCACGACAATCCTTCTCATTTCATTGGCGTTCACACTAAAAGTTACATTAACTGCACTAATCAAGAAACCTATCAATTATCTTACGGGCAGAGCTGCTGAGCTAGCTGGTGGTGATCTTTCGCAGTCAATCAAAACCGATCGCAACGACGAACTGGGTATCTTAGCGGGGGCCTTCGATACCATGAGGGTTTCGATTAAGAAGAAAATTGAGGATCTGGACTTTCTCAATTTGATGGGTGAGACGGTGAACCAATTACCGAGTCGGAAGCACGTTCTGAAGCATGTATTGCGGGGTTTGGAAACTCACACCGATGCTCAGGCAGCGGTTATGTACAATCGTTTTGATGGTCGCTTAGTATCTGAGAAAGACTTCCATAATCACAACTTCTATGAAGAAATAGATCTCAGTCACCCCGAACTTCAAGAGAAACTAGGCACCAATGAGTCTGTGAACTTTGCTTGTTGTGGGCTTTTTCTCTCTCGCGATCACGGGGGGCAAGTCTTCGTTCTGCCGCTAATAGACGAAGGAGAGCTTGTGGGCGTCATTGCTCTGTGGAACGCTGAGGGCTTCGAGCAGGGACAAGATGAGATCGGTCACACCCTAGACACCTTAGCTCGCATCGTGACTACGCGGCTCAAGAATCTCAACATGATTGAGATCATTGAAGATCAGAATCGAAACTTGGAACGTAAGGTTGAAGAAAGAACAGCAGAGTTAGCAGAGAAAACCAATGACATCAACGCGATGTTGCAGAATATTCCTCAGGGTATTTTTACCATTGTTGACGGCAATCAAATCCATCATGAGTATTCACACCACTTGGAAGATATTCTGGGTCGAAAAGATATCGCTCAGCACAATGCGATGGACCTTATCTTTGCCCGATCAAATCTATCAGGGGACGCCTGTAGCCAGATCGGAAGCTTCCTGGATTTTGCGATTGGGGAAGACGATATCAATTATTCAGCAAACCAGGATCTATTGGCCAGTGAGATTGAATTTCGAGATTACCACGATGAGAAAAAAGTACTGCAAATTGATTGGTCTCCGATTCTAAACGACTCTGATGAGGTTAGTAAGATACTTGTCAGTTTGAAGGACGTCACGGATCTCAAAGCATTGGAAGCCCAGAATGAAGCCCAAAAAAGGGAGTTGGCAATGATTGGCCAAATCCTGAATGTGGGGCCTAGCAAATTCCGCGAATTCTTGACCACTGCCGATTCTCTAATTGAAGAGATCAAAGGCTTAGCTATTGGCAATATGGGAGAGAGAGCGATTGCCGAGGTCAAGCGAGACCTTCATACTTTGAAGGGCAATGCTCGGATTCGTGGGATATCTTATCTTTCCGAAGTGGTTCACGAGGTGGAAGATCGCTTTGCCAATGGTTTGGAACTCAACAGCGCTAACGTGATTCAGGAAGTTGACCATATCGAAACCTGTGTTGCTTCTTATTCCTCAATCTTGAATGACAAGCTTAGCTCGCAAAATTCGGAATCAGCTGTAAGTGCGGATATGGTACATCGCTTGGTCGCTATTCAGAAGATGTGCAAGGAGACGGCGAACTGCTCCCAGGATGTGGTTGATGCCATCGATGATGTTTGCAACAAGGTGCAGGGGAATCATTCGATTGATGACGTTATCAACGAAATGCGAGGCAACCTGAAATCGATCGCATCGAGTCTCGCTAAGCCAGAGCCTGTGTTTCGGGTTAAGGTGCCTTACTTTGAAATGAAGCCTGAATTAAAGCAGGCCTTGGGTAATGTCTTCCCTCACCTGATTAATAATGCCTTAGATCATGGCATTGAATCTCCCGAAGTTCGGCTCGGAAAGAATAAGGATCAGCGGGGAACAATTTTCGTGAATGGCCGCCAAGCTGGAAATGATATGCAGATCGAATTTTATGATGATGGTCAGGGTCTCGATATCTCTCGGATTAGAGATAAGCTCTCTCAGCAACGGGGAGTTGACGCTAGCCAGATCAATGAGATCGAAGTCGCGGATTCCATATTCGCGTCTGGCTTTAGTACAGCCCAGAAAATTACTGATATATCTGGTCGTGGTGTGGGCTTGGATGCGGTCAAACAAGCATTGATCAAGTTAGGTGCCAATATTGAAGTTCGACTGATCGGAGATCCCACGGACGATGGCTTCCGGCAGTTTAAGTTTATTATGAAAATACCCATCGAAGTTTCAGAAGAAGCAGGATCGGATGCCAGCAACAAGCTGGAAAAGCTTTCCTAA
- a CDS encoding DEAD/DEAH box helicase: MKYDNLLIPDEYLEDLISLLERELEKEYPKTKVNKGRRLLDNGIQSLGFEGEEGFAEISERGEIHQVSMTLPIFDLAGGYSVIKCTCLQDHFQLEPERCHHMWAAQHGLLDGAKARLEEKQGTGNSVESLFATLEAVVEAEDNIEDETLKPRLLWQLSKDFELSPVALSAGRGRAKKKVLGWSELLRRNDLWQGTVHQPLMTYVRVDPGSGHALVDHFSILLDLAKMLDAPVQNEDGDSISVDVMGTALIGKNQEDGLIVQPRFHDGTEIQHLDAEGGAVSFATATQVLLAPLNPKQFTLMQKLIEQPVAVPSSDKDRLFQYLSKLSDQIPVSMDRMAEGEAADDRLILRLIPFESGAIKGEVWVKPSPTGAYMIPGVGMESVLDLSDPEQPYSRPRDLWREQEVAQELAEDLGLDRMPRHGPNDFILADVQRALGLIEALKQSRLRERCLIEWPKNGAQSLEGKLELGDKLEEQAISIAIGEPQDWFQVKGQVEVQGESLRLEELLAALKKQRRFIQLPSGKWATITDVFRKRMEAVQGVLEEDQEEVFVSPGQAEELERQVEQDNIQIEQASQAWWRLKKRIVRKDILDENPPRDFKATLRPYQLEGFRWLHRLAVWGMGACLADDMGLGKTIQTLAILQKHARKGPSLVVAPVSVASNWQKECEKFCPNLQAMIYRDRDRQDLLDNLMPEDILITSYGLLLRDVEYLKEVDWNCLILDEAQSIKNAKSKTAKAVQSLSSQWTLALSGTPIENHLGDLWSLFRTINPGLLGSWERFKRSYGFPISRDNSEEARARLEKRIKPFILRRLKKDHLKELPPKSEINLDVEMSSDEMDVYQAIRLEAVQKIEGGDEGQTEAQKRVAILGALTRLRQAACHPKLVMDTWNDSSSKLELFASLAEQVHENRHKALVFSQFTSHLALVREKLDDLGYTYAYLDGSTPVTARQRQVDAFQEGGLDFFLISLKAGGTGITLTEADFVIHMDPWWNPAVEDQATDRAYRIGQTKPVTVYRLVSRGTVEDMILNVHREKRQLAASLLEHSDKVGSLGSQDLMALIQS, translated from the coding sequence ATGAAATACGACAACCTCCTGATTCCCGATGAATACCTCGAAGATCTGATATCGCTCTTAGAGCGAGAGCTTGAAAAAGAATACCCCAAGACCAAGGTCAATAAAGGGCGACGGCTCCTCGACAACGGCATTCAAAGTTTAGGCTTTGAAGGGGAGGAGGGGTTTGCTGAGATCTCCGAGAGAGGCGAGATCCATCAGGTTTCTATGACATTGCCAATCTTTGATCTCGCTGGGGGCTATAGCGTGATCAAGTGTACTTGCCTTCAGGATCACTTTCAGCTTGAGCCAGAGCGTTGTCACCATATGTGGGCGGCCCAACACGGCTTGCTCGATGGAGCGAAAGCACGTCTTGAAGAGAAACAAGGTACTGGCAATTCGGTTGAGTCTCTCTTTGCAACCTTGGAAGCCGTAGTCGAAGCCGAGGATAATATTGAGGACGAAACTTTAAAGCCAAGGCTTCTGTGGCAGCTGAGTAAAGATTTCGAGCTAAGTCCAGTGGCATTATCAGCAGGTCGTGGGAGAGCAAAAAAGAAGGTACTAGGCTGGAGCGAACTTTTACGCCGCAATGATCTGTGGCAAGGAACAGTACACCAGCCTTTGATGACATATGTTCGTGTCGATCCTGGCTCAGGGCATGCCCTTGTTGACCACTTTAGTATCCTGCTAGACCTAGCAAAAATGTTAGATGCTCCGGTTCAGAATGAGGATGGCGATAGCATTAGCGTCGATGTCATGGGTACGGCACTCATCGGCAAGAATCAAGAAGACGGCTTGATCGTTCAGCCCCGCTTTCATGATGGAACGGAGATTCAGCATCTGGATGCAGAAGGTGGTGCTGTGAGCTTTGCCACTGCTACACAAGTTCTCCTAGCCCCTCTCAACCCTAAGCAATTTACCTTGATGCAGAAGCTGATTGAACAGCCTGTTGCGGTTCCTTCCAGTGACAAAGATCGGCTTTTCCAGTATTTATCAAAACTTAGCGATCAGATTCCAGTATCGATGGATCGTATGGCAGAGGGTGAGGCAGCTGACGATCGATTGATCCTCAGGCTTATTCCTTTCGAATCCGGTGCGATTAAGGGCGAAGTCTGGGTGAAGCCCAGCCCTACCGGAGCTTATATGATTCCAGGAGTTGGAATGGAGTCGGTGCTAGATCTTAGCGATCCTGAGCAGCCATACTCACGGCCACGAGATCTTTGGCGGGAGCAAGAGGTAGCCCAGGAGCTAGCTGAAGATCTCGGGCTCGATCGAATGCCACGTCACGGACCCAATGACTTCATTCTCGCTGATGTGCAAAGAGCCTTGGGGTTGATCGAGGCCTTAAAGCAAAGTCGACTGCGGGAGCGGTGCTTGATCGAATGGCCCAAAAACGGTGCCCAGAGTCTTGAAGGTAAGCTCGAACTCGGTGACAAGCTTGAAGAACAGGCCATCTCCATTGCGATTGGCGAACCACAGGACTGGTTTCAAGTCAAAGGCCAAGTGGAGGTTCAGGGAGAGTCCCTGCGCCTTGAGGAGCTACTCGCTGCGCTTAAGAAGCAGCGCCGCTTCATTCAATTGCCTTCTGGTAAATGGGCCACCATCACGGACGTTTTCCGCAAGAGAATGGAGGCAGTCCAAGGAGTTTTAGAAGAGGACCAAGAGGAGGTTTTTGTCAGCCCTGGGCAAGCAGAAGAACTTGAGCGCCAAGTGGAGCAAGACAATATCCAGATTGAGCAAGCCTCCCAGGCCTGGTGGCGCTTAAAAAAACGAATCGTTCGCAAAGATATCCTGGACGAAAATCCTCCCAGAGACTTCAAGGCAACCTTACGGCCGTATCAGCTAGAGGGCTTTCGCTGGCTCCATCGCTTGGCTGTTTGGGGTATGGGAGCCTGTCTGGCCGATGATATGGGACTTGGCAAGACGATCCAAACTCTGGCTATTCTGCAAAAACACGCTCGCAAAGGGCCATCGCTGGTGGTGGCACCGGTGTCAGTGGCGAGCAACTGGCAGAAGGAGTGTGAGAAATTCTGCCCTAATCTTCAGGCCATGATCTATCGAGATCGAGATCGGCAGGATTTGCTTGATAACCTGATGCCTGAGGATATTCTTATTACAAGCTACGGCCTCCTGCTTCGAGACGTTGAATATCTGAAGGAAGTTGACTGGAATTGTCTCATTTTAGACGAAGCACAGAGCATCAAGAATGCTAAGAGCAAAACTGCGAAAGCAGTTCAATCCCTTTCGAGTCAGTGGACCCTAGCCCTATCAGGCACCCCTATCGAAAATCACTTGGGTGATCTATGGAGTTTGTTCCGCACAATCAACCCAGGATTGCTTGGTTCGTGGGAGCGTTTCAAGCGATCCTACGGATTTCCTATTAGTCGTGACAACAGTGAGGAGGCGCGCGCGCGCCTAGAAAAGCGTATCAAGCCCTTTATCTTACGCCGTTTGAAGAAGGATCATTTAAAGGAATTGCCGCCAAAATCAGAAATCAATCTCGATGTGGAGATGTCGTCGGATGAGATGGATGTTTACCAAGCCATTCGCCTTGAGGCGGTGCAAAAGATTGAAGGTGGCGATGAAGGCCAAACCGAGGCTCAGAAACGGGTGGCGATCCTTGGGGCATTGACCCGCTTGAGGCAGGCAGCCTGTCACCCCAAGCTAGTCATGGATACTTGGAATGATAGCTCCTCCAAACTAGAGCTATTTGCGAGCCTTGCTGAACAAGTTCACGAAAATAGACATAAAGCTTTGGTATTCAGTCAGTTTACCAGTCATCTAGCTCTGGTTCGCGAGAAGCTTGATGACCTAGGCTATACCTATGCCTATCTTGACGGCAGCACTCCCGTCACGGCACGTCAACGACAGGTGGACGCCTTTCAAGAAGGTGGTTTGGACTTCTTCTTGATTTCCTTGAAGGCTGGGGGTACCGGAATCACACTTACAGAAGCAGACTTTGTTATCCATATGGACCCTTGGTGGAATCCAGCGGTGGAGGACCAGGCCACCGATCGAGCCTACCGCATCGGCCAGACAAAGCCTGTTACGGTATACCGCCTGGTGAGCCGGGGTACCGTGGAGGATATGATCTTGAATGTGCACCGCGAGAAGAGGCAGTTAGCGGCATCCCTCTTAGAACACAGTGATAAAGTGGGCTCTCTTGGTAGCCAGGATTTGATGGCCTTGATCCAATCATAA
- a CDS encoding metal-dependent hydrolase, with the protein MDNLAHALASAATSAATHPRALKKSPKALLLSSAIVANIPDIDILLAALGQETYHFHHRGFTHSFLGLPFMVVLGALIQRFICRKNPIFTWKDSLIWASSQLLISHFLLDYLTSYGVMFWYPASFARYAWPMMFIIDPMFWLICAIGLIQVWRNLDLPCSRVRAIGFAVFSVMVSWWTIIGIAKYKGEKLAFPNEPRQEILSFPGPLSPLVWLVVHDHPDGYNSSIISYMTDDEARIIPQPLDNRYVSDQLCSNLSGTPEADTAYRQYQRWATWTICENTDDGGCHCHSMRYAFNLNAHEPYFGSVKIKNNGELAFIPPDRKSAGSEFFDRFMFFDVDDAHKASP; encoded by the coding sequence ATGGACAATCTTGCACATGCTCTGGCTTCAGCCGCAACCTCAGCCGCCACTCATCCCCGCGCCTTAAAGAAAAGCCCCAAGGCTCTCCTCTTATCCTCGGCCATCGTTGCGAATATCCCGGACATCGATATTCTTCTGGCGGCCCTAGGGCAAGAGACCTACCACTTCCATCATCGTGGCTTCACACATTCATTCCTGGGCCTACCCTTCATGGTCGTATTAGGTGCCCTGATCCAACGATTTATTTGTCGCAAAAACCCTATTTTCACCTGGAAAGACTCGCTCATCTGGGCCAGCTCACAGCTTTTAATTAGCCACTTTCTGCTAGACTACCTAACTAGTTACGGCGTGATGTTCTGGTACCCTGCTAGCTTTGCCCGATATGCCTGGCCCATGATGTTTATTATCGATCCCATGTTTTGGTTGATCTGCGCCATTGGACTTATACAGGTCTGGCGAAATCTTGATCTACCTTGCTCACGTGTCAGAGCCATAGGTTTTGCAGTCTTCTCAGTAATGGTGAGCTGGTGGACGATCATTGGCATTGCTAAGTATAAGGGCGAAAAACTTGCGTTTCCAAATGAACCAAGACAGGAGATCTTATCCTTTCCAGGACCCTTATCTCCATTGGTATGGCTGGTGGTGCACGATCATCCCGATGGCTATAATTCAAGCATCATTAGTTACATGACCGATGATGAAGCGCGGATCATTCCCCAACCTCTCGATAACAGGTACGTTTCTGACCAGCTCTGCTCCAACCTGTCCGGCACTCCAGAGGCGGACACAGCCTATCGTCAATACCAGCGATGGGCTACCTGGACTATTTGTGAGAACACCGACGATGGCGGCTGCCATTGTCATTCCATGCGCTATGCGTTCAATTTAAACGCTCACGAGCCATATTTCGGTAGTGTTAAGATCAAGAACAACGGTGAGCTTGCTTTCATCCCTCCAGACCGAAAAAGTGCTGGTTCTGAGTTCTTCGATCGCTTCATGTTTTTCGATGTGGACGATGCCCACAAGGCATCGCCATAG
- a CDS encoding ABC1 kinase family protein, with translation MSDKKLKKIKSGFLNRSLSMTKVALQSGASIAANSLKHALSDKDTKKSSFKALLEVQAHRLAKELGQLKGSLMKVGQMLALYGEHFFPEEVVTALKSLNESSPPLNWESLEPIIRKRFTEEQLAQLDIEEEALAAASMGQVHLATIKETGERICVKVQYPGVANAIDSDVKTLRSLLAMFKVLPTHNEGFEAMFKEINAVLKQEMDYTRELKYTDQMASMLEGQQDYIVPRTFPEFSGPKIISTSYEQGVNLDSPEVARLSGDRRSYLGQAFAKLFLEELFVHHHVQTDPHFGNYKVRLNQDGSDQIILLDFGALRKFSKTFVGHYRTLLTGAMLNDKEMCIAGAKAVGFLKDSDGPELLNCFMDLASLAVEPWLPLDDPRTNHDLLDENNRYRWGESELPNRITKKATEYALTFKLRPPPREVIFLDRKIGGVFIILKTLDARFDAWDMIKPYLDQ, from the coding sequence TTGTCCGATAAAAAGCTTAAGAAAATCAAATCTGGATTTCTAAATCGAAGCCTTTCCATGACAAAGGTTGCCTTGCAATCTGGAGCATCCATCGCAGCCAATAGCCTCAAGCACGCCTTGTCAGACAAGGATACCAAAAAGAGTTCGTTCAAAGCCCTCCTAGAGGTGCAGGCCCATCGCCTAGCCAAAGAGCTAGGACAGCTCAAAGGTAGCCTGATGAAAGTTGGTCAGATGCTAGCCCTTTATGGGGAGCATTTCTTCCCAGAGGAGGTTGTCACAGCTCTCAAGTCCCTGAATGAAAGCAGCCCTCCTCTCAATTGGGAATCCCTTGAGCCAATCATCCGGAAGAGATTCACCGAAGAGCAACTCGCTCAACTTGATATCGAAGAGGAAGCACTCGCGGCTGCCTCCATGGGTCAGGTTCACTTGGCAACCATCAAAGAAACCGGTGAGCGAATCTGTGTCAAAGTCCAATATCCGGGCGTCGCCAACGCCATCGACAGTGATGTCAAAACACTCCGCTCTCTCTTAGCCATGTTCAAGGTGCTACCAACTCATAACGAAGGCTTCGAGGCCATGTTTAAAGAAATCAATGCCGTATTGAAGCAAGAGATGGATTATACTCGGGAGCTGAAATACACCGATCAAATGGCCAGTATGCTGGAGGGGCAGCAGGATTATATCGTCCCGAGAACCTTTCCAGAGTTTTCGGGACCGAAAATCATTTCGACGTCCTATGAACAGGGAGTGAACCTCGATAGTCCCGAGGTTGCTCGGTTATCCGGCGACCGCCGTAGCTATTTAGGTCAGGCTTTCGCTAAGCTTTTCTTGGAGGAGTTATTTGTCCACCATCACGTTCAAACTGATCCCCACTTCGGCAACTACAAAGTTCGCCTAAATCAGGATGGCTCAGATCAGATTATTCTGCTGGACTTTGGAGCCCTACGAAAATTTTCCAAGACTTTTGTGGGTCACTACCGCACGCTTCTCACTGGGGCCATGCTGAACGACAAGGAGATGTGCATTGCAGGAGCGAAGGCTGTCGGCTTTCTCAAAGACTCCGACGGCCCTGAGTTGCTCAACTGCTTCATGGACCTAGCATCGCTGGCAGTGGAGCCATGGTTGCCCCTTGATGACCCTAGGACCAATCACGACCTTCTCGACGAAAACAATCGCTACCGCTGGGGCGAATCGGAGCTACCCAATCGAATTACCAAGAAGGCCACAGAATATGCTCTGACTTTCAAACTCAGACCACCTCCAAGGGAAGTCATCTTCCTCGATCGCAAAATAGGTGGTGTTTTCATCATTCTAAAGACTCTGGACGCTCGGTTTGACGCTTGGGACATGATCAAGCCCTACCTCGATCAGTGA
- a CDS encoding substrate-binding periplasmic protein, producing MLTRLFLISVTLLFSASSYAKHFVVGVERIQYLPQYTHDAGEYGGFARQFLDMWAKDNNHTVEYKILPISRLFKELLKPNSELDFKYPDNSYWQQDMKKGKNVTYSDAVVDYIDGVVVTPGNMGKGKQALKKLGTARGFTAWDYLGDIKSKAITVKENNSFAGLLKQVISGRVDGAYINIAVARYHLANQLKQPGAVVFDPNLPHTKSAYHLSTIKHPKVLEDFNKWMKKNQGDVAALKQKWGVNAM from the coding sequence ATGCTTACTCGATTATTTCTAATCAGTGTTACCCTTTTATTTTCTGCCAGCAGTTACGCAAAGCACTTCGTCGTTGGAGTCGAGCGTATTCAATACTTGCCTCAATATACCCATGATGCGGGTGAGTACGGAGGCTTTGCCCGACAATTCCTTGACATGTGGGCCAAGGACAACAATCATACTGTAGAATACAAGATCCTCCCCATCTCACGACTTTTCAAAGAGCTTCTTAAGCCTAATTCGGAGCTCGATTTTAAGTACCCCGACAACTCTTACTGGCAACAAGACATGAAGAAAGGCAAAAACGTCACTTACAGTGATGCAGTTGTAGACTATATCGATGGTGTTGTTGTTACTCCAGGAAATATGGGCAAAGGCAAGCAAGCTCTCAAGAAGCTGGGCACAGCCCGCGGTTTTACAGCCTGGGACTACTTAGGAGATATTAAATCCAAGGCTATTACTGTCAAAGAAAACAACAGCTTCGCTGGTTTGCTAAAGCAAGTTATCTCGGGTCGAGTAGATGGTGCTTACATCAATATCGCAGTCGCGCGCTACCATCTAGCAAATCAACTTAAGCAGCCAGGAGCAGTAGTTTTTGATCCCAATCTTCCTCATACAAAATCAGCCTATCACCTCTCAACGATCAAGCACCCTAAAGTACTCGAAGACTTCAACAAGTGGATGAAGAAGAATCAAGGTGATGTGGCTGCTCTAAAACAAAAGTGGGGCGTCAATGCCATGTAG